Proteins from a genomic interval of Equus przewalskii isolate Varuska chromosome 32, EquPr2, whole genome shotgun sequence:
- the DYNLT1 gene encoding dynein light chain Tctex-type 1 isoform X2, protein MEDYQAGEETAFVVDEVSNIVKEAIESAIGGNAYQHSKVNQWTTNVVEQTLSQLTKLGKPFKYIEEWSGITHGEFLLLGQLY, encoded by the exons ATGGAAGACTaccaggctggggaggag ACGGCTTTTGTGGTAGATGAAGTGAGCAACATTGTAAAAGAG GCGATAGAAAGTGCAATCGGTGGCAACGCCTACCAGCACAGCAAAGTCAATCAGTGGACCACAAATGTGGTGGAACAGACTTTGAGCCAACTTACCAAGCTGGGAAAACCGTTTAAATACATTG AAGAATGGAGCGGGATTACACACGGCGAGTTCTTGCTTCTGGGACAGCTCTACTGA
- the DYNLT1 gene encoding dynein light chain Tctex-type 1 isoform X1, whose amino-acid sequence MEDYQAGEETAFVVDEVSNIVKEAIESAIGGNAYQHSKVNQWTTNVVEQTLSQLTKLGKPFKYIVTCVIMQKNGAGLHTASSCFWDSSTDGSCTVRWENKSMYCIVSAFGLSI is encoded by the exons ATGGAAGACTaccaggctggggaggag ACGGCTTTTGTGGTAGATGAAGTGAGCAACATTGTAAAAGAG GCGATAGAAAGTGCAATCGGTGGCAACGCCTACCAGCACAGCAAAGTCAATCAGTGGACCACAAATGTGGTGGAACAGACTTTGAGCCAACTTACCAAGCTGGGAAAACCGTTTAAATACATTG TGACCTGTGTAATTATGCAGAAGAATGGAGCGGGATTACACACGGCGAGTTCTTGCTTCTGGGACAGCTCTACTGACG GCAGCTGCACCGTGCGGTGGGAGAACAAGAGCATGTACTGCATCGTCAGCGCCTTCGGGCTCTCGATTTGA